Proteins from a genomic interval of Lelliottia amnigena:
- the gudP gene encoding glucarate transporter, protein MSTLSHAASSAEKRTNARYWIVVMLFIVTSFNYGDRATLSIAGSEMAKDIGLDAVGMGYVFSAFSWAYVIGQIPGGWLLDRFGSKRVYFWSIFIWSLFTLLQGFVDVFNGFGIIVALFTLRFLVGLAEAPSFPGNSRIVAAWFPAQERGTAVAIFNSAQYFATVIFAPIMGWLTHEVGWSHVFFFMGGLGIIISFVWLKVIHEPNQHPGVNKKELEYIAEGGALINMDQKSTKEKVPFSQKWGQIKQLIGSRMMIGIYLGQYCINALTYFFITWFPVYLVQARGMSILKAGFIASVPAVCGFIGGVLGGVISDWLMRRTGSLNIARKTPIVLGMLLSMSMVFCNYVNVEWMIVGFMALAFFGKGIGALGWAVMADTAPKEISGLSGGLFNMFGNISGIVTPIAIGYIVGTTGSFNGALIYVGVHALVAVLSYLVLVGDIKRVELKPVAGRA, encoded by the coding sequence ATGAGTACATTAAGCCACGCGGCGAGCAGCGCTGAGAAGCGCACCAATGCTCGCTACTGGATAGTGGTGATGCTGTTTATCGTCACGTCCTTCAACTATGGCGACCGCGCCACGCTGTCTATTGCCGGTTCCGAAATGGCAAAAGATATTGGTCTCGATGCGGTCGGTATGGGATATGTCTTCTCCGCATTTTCATGGGCCTACGTGATTGGCCAAATTCCCGGCGGCTGGCTGCTTGACCGCTTCGGCTCAAAACGCGTCTATTTCTGGTCCATCTTTATCTGGTCCCTGTTTACACTGCTGCAGGGTTTTGTTGATGTCTTCAACGGTTTCGGCATTATCGTTGCACTCTTCACCTTACGTTTCCTGGTGGGGCTGGCCGAAGCGCCGTCGTTCCCGGGCAACAGCCGTATCGTCGCCGCCTGGTTCCCGGCACAAGAAAGGGGCACGGCAGTCGCGATTTTTAACTCCGCACAGTATTTCGCGACGGTGATCTTCGCGCCGATCATGGGCTGGCTAACGCATGAAGTAGGCTGGTCACATGTGTTCTTCTTTATGGGCGGCCTTGGGATCATCATCAGCTTTGTCTGGCTTAAAGTTATCCACGAACCCAATCAACATCCTGGTGTGAACAAAAAAGAGCTGGAGTACATTGCCGAAGGTGGCGCGCTGATCAACATGGATCAGAAGAGCACCAAAGAAAAAGTACCGTTCAGCCAAAAATGGGGCCAGATCAAACAGCTTATCGGCTCGCGCATGATGATCGGTATCTACCTCGGCCAATACTGCATCAACGCTTTGACATACTTCTTTATTACCTGGTTCCCGGTGTATCTGGTGCAGGCACGCGGTATGTCGATTCTGAAAGCGGGCTTTATCGCCTCTGTTCCTGCGGTGTGCGGCTTTATCGGCGGCGTGCTGGGCGGGGTGATTTCAGACTGGCTGATGCGGCGTACCGGATCGCTCAACATTGCGCGTAAAACGCCGATTGTGTTGGGGATGCTGCTCTCCATGTCGATGGTGTTCTGTAACTACGTCAACGTGGAGTGGATGATTGTCGGCTTTATGGCGCTGGCGTTCTTCGGCAAAGGTATTGGTGCATTGGGGTGGGCGGTCATGGCGGATACGGCACCGAAAGAGATCAGCGGTCTCAGCGGCGGTCTGTTCAACATGTTCGGCAACATCTCTGGCATCGTCACGCCGATTGCGATCGGCTATATCGTCGGTACTACCGGGTCGTTTAATGGGGCGCTGATCTATGTTGGCGTACACGCTCTGGTCGCGGTCTTGAGCTATCTGGTACTGGTAGGCGATATCAAACGCGTTGAGCTAAAACCGGTCGCGGGGCGTGCATGA
- the mioC_1 gene encoding flavodoxin, producing the protein MAEVGIFVGTMYGNSLLVAEEAEAILAGMGHKATVYEEPDLADWEKYKNQYVLVVTSTTGQGDLPDSIVPLFQDIKLKLGYQPDVRYGIIALGDSSYSHFCGGGKQFDALLQEQSAQRVGDMLMIDASEHPEPESESNPWVENWGTLLK; encoded by the coding sequence ATGGCTGAAGTCGGAATTTTTGTCGGCACGATGTACGGCAACTCGCTACTGGTGGCCGAAGAAGCCGAAGCGATCCTGGCCGGGATGGGCCATAAAGCGACGGTCTATGAAGAGCCCGATCTGGCCGACTGGGAAAAGTATAAAAACCAGTATGTGCTGGTGGTGACCTCAACAACTGGGCAGGGCGATCTGCCGGACAGCATCGTTCCGCTCTTCCAGGACATCAAACTTAAGCTGGGTTACCAGCCTGACGTTCGCTACGGCATCATCGCTCTGGGTGACAGCAGTTATAGCCATTTCTGCGGCGGCGGTAAGCAGTTTGATGCACTACTGCAGGAGCAAAGCGCTCAGCGCGTCGGCGATATGCTAATGATTGATGCGAGCGAGCATCCTGAGCCTGAAAGTGAATCAAACCCCTGGGTCGAAAACTGGGGCACGTTACTCAAATAA
- the truC gene encoding tRNA pseudouridine synthase C, which yields MTIEILYQDEWIVAVNKPSGWLVHRSWLDRDEKVVVMQTVRDQIGQHVFTVHRLDRPTSGVLLMGLSSEAGRLLSQQFEQHQIQKRYHAIVRGWLMDEATLDYPLVEELDKIADKFTRENKDPQPAVTDYRGLATVEMPVATGKFPTTRYGLVELEPKTGRKHQLRRHLSHLRHPIIGDSKHGDLRQNRSAAEHFGCDRLMLHASQLSLTHPFTGEPLVIRAGLDDVWMQALSQFGWTGQLPENERVEFVASNVQDEQHEQ from the coding sequence ATGACCATTGAGATCCTGTATCAGGATGAATGGATCGTTGCCGTTAACAAACCGTCAGGCTGGCTAGTTCACCGCAGCTGGCTGGATCGCGATGAAAAAGTCGTGGTGATGCAAACCGTGCGCGACCAGATTGGTCAGCACGTTTTTACCGTGCATCGCCTCGACAGACCCACCTCCGGGGTTTTACTGATGGGGCTTTCCAGCGAAGCCGGACGTTTGTTGTCTCAGCAGTTTGAACAGCATCAAATTCAAAAGCGCTACCATGCCATCGTGCGCGGCTGGCTGATGGATGAAGCTACGCTTGATTATCCGCTGGTTGAAGAGCTGGATAAAATCGCTGACAAATTTACCCGCGAAAACAAAGATCCGCAGCCAGCCGTGACGGATTACCGTGGTCTTGCCACCGTTGAAATGCCCGTGGCGACAGGGAAATTCCCGACGACACGCTACGGACTTGTTGAGCTGGAACCCAAAACTGGACGTAAGCACCAGCTTCGTCGCCATCTTTCCCACCTGCGTCATCCGATTATTGGTGACAGCAAGCACGGTGATTTGCGCCAGAATCGCAGTGCGGCGGAGCACTTTGGTTGTGACCGGTTGATGCTGCACGCGAGCCAGCTCAGCCTGACGCACCCTTTTACCGGCGAACCGCTGGTGATTCGTGCGGGTCTGGACGATGTGTGGATGCAGGCGCTGTCACAGTTTGGCTGGACGGGACAACTCCCCGAAAATGAAAGGGTTGAGTTTGTTGCCAGCAACGTTCAGGATGAACAGCACGAGCAATAA
- the yqcC gene encoding protein YqcC, whose amino-acid sequence MTHHDSVRAQLHAIESLLRHHQLWQEIAPQAEAFESTQPFCLDTLEPFEWLQWVLIPRLHALLDGGHPLPHDFAVSPYYEMALDTSHPQREGVLIELQRLDKLFAGNNV is encoded by the coding sequence ATGACGCATCACGACAGCGTTCGTGCTCAGTTGCACGCTATTGAATCCCTGTTGCGCCACCACCAGCTGTGGCAAGAAATAGCGCCGCAGGCCGAGGCTTTCGAAAGCACGCAGCCATTTTGCCTGGATACGCTTGAGCCTTTCGAGTGGCTACAATGGGTACTGATTCCCCGCTTGCATGCCTTGCTGGACGGCGGTCATCCCCTTCCGCATGATTTTGCCGTTAGCCCCTATTATGAAATGGCGCTCGATACGTCCCACCCGCAACGGGAAGGGGTATTGATTGAGCTGCAGCGTCTGGACAAACTCTTTGCCGGAAATAACGTATGA
- the syd gene encoding SecY interacting protein Syd: MDIETANALTAFTARYCDEWHEINGTWPQSEELYGVPSPCIITTMDDKILWQPQPFSCEQNVNAVERAMNIVVQPAVHAFYTTQFAGDMRARFANETLTLLQTWSENDFQRVQENLIGHLVTQKRLKLAPTLFISTLDSELDVIAVCNLNGEVIKETLGTRKRDVLAPSLADFLNQLEPAL, from the coding sequence GTGGATATTGAGACTGCAAATGCCCTGACGGCATTCACTGCACGCTATTGCGATGAATGGCATGAAATCAATGGCACGTGGCCGCAAAGTGAAGAGCTGTACGGGGTGCCGTCGCCATGCATTATCACCACGATGGACGATAAAATTCTCTGGCAGCCCCAGCCGTTCTCATGTGAGCAGAATGTAAATGCAGTTGAGCGTGCAATGAACATCGTGGTACAACCCGCGGTTCATGCGTTTTACACCACACAGTTTGCCGGGGATATGCGGGCTCGTTTCGCCAATGAAACGCTGACGCTGCTCCAGACCTGGAGCGAAAATGATTTCCAGCGGGTTCAGGAGAATCTAATTGGGCATCTGGTGACGCAAAAACGCCTGAAACTTGCCCCGACGCTCTTTATCTCCACGCTGGACAGCGAACTGGACGTGATCGCTGTCTGTAATCTGAATGGCGAAGTCATTAAAGAGACGCTCGGCACCCGCAAACGCGACGTTCTCGCGCCCTCACTTGCGGATTTTCTCAATCAGCTTGAGCCTGCTTTGTAA
- the queF gene encoding 7-cyano-7-deazaguanine reductase encodes MSYENHQALTGLTLGKTTDYRDTYDASLLQGVPRSLNRDPLGLSADALPFVGGDIWTLYELSWLNARGLPQVAVGHVELDYASVNLVESKSFKLYLNSFNQTRFDSWDDVQHTLERDLSACAQGNVTVALYRLNELEGQPIAHFHGACIDDQDIEIDNYEFSTDYLENATGGNVVEETLVSHLLKSNCLITHQPDWGSVQIQYRGPKIDREKLLRYLVSFRHHNEFHEQCVERIFNDIQRFCQPEKLSVYARYTRRGGLDINPWRTNTDFAPAIGRLVRQ; translated from the coding sequence ATGTCTTACGAAAATCATCAGGCGTTAACGGGTTTAACGCTGGGCAAAACGACCGATTACCGCGACACCTATGACGCGAGCCTGCTACAAGGCGTTCCGCGCAGTCTTAATCGCGATCCGCTCGGGTTGAGCGCCGACGCGCTGCCTTTTGTCGGCGGCGATATCTGGACGCTTTATGAACTCTCCTGGCTGAATGCGCGCGGTTTACCACAGGTGGCCGTTGGACACGTTGAGCTGGATTACGCCAGTGTGAATCTGGTGGAATCCAAAAGCTTCAAGCTTTACCTGAACAGCTTTAATCAGACACGGTTTGATTCCTGGGATGACGTGCAACATACGCTGGAGCGAGATCTCAGCGCCTGTGCGCAGGGCAACGTCACGGTGGCGTTGTATCGGCTGAACGAGCTGGAAGGACAGCCCATCGCCCATTTCCATGGTGCGTGCATTGACGATCAGGATATTGAGATCGACAACTACGAATTCAGCACCGACTATCTCGAAAACGCCACCGGCGGCAACGTGGTGGAAGAGACGCTGGTCAGCCATTTACTGAAATCAAACTGTCTGATCACTCATCAGCCAGACTGGGGCTCGGTACAAATTCAGTATCGTGGCCCGAAAATTGACCGGGAAAAACTGCTGCGCTATCTGGTGTCGTTCCGACATCACAACGAATTCCACGAGCAGTGCGTCGAGCGCATCTTTAATGATATTCAGCGCTTCTGCCAGCCGGAGAAACTGAGCGTCTATGCACGCTACACCCGTCGTGGTGGCCTGGATATTAACCCGTGGCGTACCAATACCGATTTTGCTCCCGCGATTGGGCGTCTGGTCCGTCAGTAA
- the ygdH gene encoding Decarboxylase family protein produces MITHISPLGSMDMLSQLEVDMLKRTASSDLYQLFRNCSLAVLNSGSLTDNSKELLSRFESFDINVLRRERGVKLEVINPPEDAFVDGRIIRSLQANLFAVLRDILFVNGQIHNAGRFQHLNLESSVHMTNLVFSILRNARALHVGEAPNMVVCWGGHSINETEYLYARRVGTQLGLRELNICTGCGPGAMEAPMKGAAVGHAQQRYKEGRFIGMTEPSIIAAEPPNPLVNELIIMPDIEKRLEAFVRIAHGIIIFPGGVGTAEELLYLLGILMNPANKNQVLPLILTGPKESADYFRVLDEFIVHTLGEAARSHYRIIVDDAAEVARQMKKAMPLVKENRRDTGDAYSFNWSIRIPPDLQMPFEPSHENMANLKLYPDQPVEVLAADLRRAFSGIVAGNVKEVGIRAIEEFGPYKIHGDSEMMRRMDDLLQGFVAQHRMKLPGSAYIPCYEICA; encoded by the coding sequence TTGATTACACATATTAGCCCGCTTGGCTCAATGGATATGTTGTCGCAACTGGAAGTGGACATGCTTAAACGCACGGCCAGCAGTGACCTCTATCAACTGTTTCGCAACTGTTCACTTGCCGTTCTGAACTCCGGAAGTCTGACAGATAACAGCAAAGAGCTGCTGTCTCGTTTTGAAAGTTTTGATATCAACGTGTTACGCCGCGAACGTGGCGTAAAGCTTGAAGTGATTAACCCACCGGAAGATGCCTTCGTCGACGGGCGAATTATTCGCTCATTGCAGGCCAACCTGTTTGCTGTCCTGCGCGACATCCTGTTTGTTAACGGACAAATTCACAACGCCGGCCGCTTCCAGCATCTGAATCTGGAAAGCTCGGTCCACATGACGAACCTGGTGTTCTCCATTCTGCGTAACGCCCGTGCACTGCACGTGGGCGAAGCGCCGAATATGGTCGTCTGCTGGGGCGGCCACTCCATCAATGAAACGGAATATCTGTATGCCCGCCGGGTTGGCACACAGCTGGGGCTGCGCGAACTGAATATTTGCACTGGCTGCGGTCCAGGTGCGATGGAAGCGCCAATGAAAGGCGCGGCGGTAGGTCACGCGCAGCAGCGTTATAAAGAAGGCCGATTCATTGGTATGACCGAGCCGTCTATTATTGCCGCTGAACCACCGAATCCGCTGGTTAATGAACTGATTATCATGCCGGATATCGAAAAACGTCTTGAGGCGTTCGTGCGTATCGCGCACGGGATAATCATTTTCCCGGGTGGCGTGGGTACCGCAGAAGAACTGCTTTACCTGCTGGGTATCCTGATGAATCCGGCCAACAAAAACCAGGTGCTTCCGCTGATCCTGACCGGTCCTAAAGAGAGCGCGGACTATTTCCGCGTTCTGGATGAATTTATTGTCCATACCCTCGGCGAAGCGGCGCGAAGCCATTACCGCATTATTGTTGACGATGCGGCAGAAGTGGCGCGTCAGATGAAAAAAGCGATGCCGTTAGTGAAAGAAAACCGCCGCGACACGGGCGATGCCTACAGCTTTAACTGGTCGATTCGTATTCCACCGGATCTGCAAATGCCGTTCGAGCCATCCCATGAAAATATGGCAAACCTCAAACTGTATCCGGATCAGCCGGTGGAGGTGTTGGCAGCGGACCTGCGTCGTGCGTTCTCCGGCATCGTGGCCGGCAACGTCAAAGAGGTGGGCATTCGTGCCATTGAAGAGTTTGGGCCGTACAAAATCCACGGCGATAGCGAGATGATGCGCCGTATGGACGATCTGCTACAAGGCTTTGTCGCGCAGCACCGTATGAAGCTCCCCGGTTCTGCCTATATCCCCTGCTACGAAATTTGCGCATAG
- the sdaC gene encoding serine transporter, translating into METTQTSTIASTESRSGWRKTDTMWMLGLYGTAIGAGVLFLPINAGVGGLIPLIIMAIIAFPMTYFAHRGLTRFVLSGKNPGEDITEVVEEHFGIGAGKLITLLYFFAIYPILLVYSVAITNTVESFMTHQLHMTPPPRAILSLILILGMMTIVRFGEQMIVKAMSVLVFPFVVALMVLACYLIPQWNSAALETLSFSSASATGNGLWMTLWLAIPVMVFSFNHSPIISSFAVAKREEYGQGAEKKCSSILARAHVMMVITVMFFVFSCVLSLSPADLAAAKAQNISILSYLANHFNAPLIAWMAPIIAIIAITKSFLGHYLGAREGFNGMVIKSLRGKGKSIEINKLNKITALFMLLTTWAVATMNPSILGMIETLGGPIIAMILFLMPMYAIQKVPAMRKYSGHVSNVFVVIMGLIAISAIFFSLFS; encoded by the coding sequence ATGGAAACCACTCAAACCAGCACCATTGCTTCAACAGAATCCAGAAGTGGATGGCGCAAAACGGACACCATGTGGATGCTGGGCCTGTACGGTACAGCAATCGGTGCTGGCGTTCTTTTCCTGCCAATTAACGCAGGCGTTGGCGGTCTGATTCCGCTGATCATCATGGCAATTATTGCCTTCCCGATGACTTACTTTGCACACCGCGGCCTGACCCGTTTTGTTCTTTCCGGCAAAAACCCAGGCGAAGACATCACTGAAGTTGTTGAAGAACACTTTGGTATTGGCGCTGGTAAACTGATTACCCTGCTTTACTTCTTCGCTATCTACCCAATTCTGCTGGTTTACAGCGTGGCGATCACTAACACCGTGGAAAGCTTCATGACGCACCAGCTGCACATGACGCCACCACCGCGTGCCATTCTGTCTCTGATTCTGATTCTGGGCATGATGACTATCGTTCGTTTCGGCGAGCAGATGATCGTGAAAGCGATGAGCGTTCTGGTATTCCCGTTCGTGGTTGCCCTGATGGTGCTGGCGTGCTACCTGATCCCACAGTGGAACAGCGCAGCGCTGGAAACCCTCTCCTTTAGCAGTGCGTCTGCTACCGGTAACGGTTTGTGGATGACCCTGTGGCTGGCTATCCCGGTCATGGTCTTCTCCTTCAACCACTCCCCGATCATCTCTTCTTTCGCTGTTGCAAAACGTGAAGAGTATGGTCAGGGCGCAGAGAAGAAATGTTCCAGCATCCTGGCACGCGCTCACGTCATGATGGTGATTACCGTTATGTTCTTCGTCTTCAGCTGTGTATTGAGCCTGTCCCCAGCGGATCTGGCAGCAGCAAAAGCACAGAACATTTCTATTCTGTCTTACCTGGCTAACCACTTTAACGCACCGCTGATTGCCTGGATGGCGCCAATCATCGCGATTATTGCTATCACCAAATCCTTCCTGGGCCACTACCTCGGCGCACGTGAAGGCTTCAACGGTATGGTGATTAAATCTCTGCGTGGTAAAGGCAAAAGCATTGAAATCAACAAACTGAACAAAATCACTGCACTGTTCATGCTGTTGACCACCTGGGCGGTAGCGACGATGAACCCGAGCATTCTCGGCATGATCGAAACCCTGGGCGGCCCAATCATTGCAATGATTCTGTTCCTGATGCCGATGTATGCGATTCAGAAAGTACCGGCGATGCGTAAGTACAGCGGCCACGTCAGCAACGTATTCGTTGTGATTATGGGTCTGATTGCTATCTCCGCTATCTTCTTCTCGCTGTTCAGCTAA
- the sdaB gene encoding L-serine dehydratase 1, with protein sequence MISVFDIFKIGIGPSSSHTVGPMKAGKQFTDDLIARGILHDVTRVVVDVYGSLSLTGKGHHTDIAIIMGLAGNLPDSVDIDAIPGFIQDVNTHGRLLLANGDHEVEFPVDKCMNFHADNLSLHENGMRITALAGEKAIYSQTYYSIGGGFIVDEEHFGQSNDSSVAVPYPYKNAADLQRHCQETGLSLSGLMMKNELALHSKEELEQHFNNVWDVMRGGIERGITTEGVLPGKLRVPRRAVALRRMLVSTDKTTTDPMAVVDWINMFALAVNEENAAGGRVVTAPTNGACGIVPAVLAYYDKFIREVNANSLARYMLVTSAIGSLYKMNASISGAEVGCQGEVGVACSMAAAGLAELLGGSPTQVCIAAEIGMEHNLGLTCDPVAGQVQVPCIERNAIASVKAVNAARMALRRTSEPRVCLDKVIETMYETGKDMNAKYRETSRGGLAMKIVTCD encoded by the coding sequence ATGATTAGCGTATTCGATATCTTTAAAATCGGTATTGGTCCTTCCAGCTCTCACACTGTCGGGCCGATGAAAGCCGGTAAACAATTCACGGATGACTTGATTGCACGCGGCATTCTGCACGACGTCACGCGCGTGGTTGTTGATGTTTACGGGTCCCTTTCCCTGACAGGTAAAGGCCACCACACCGACATCGCCATCATTATGGGCCTGGCGGGTAACCTGCCGGACAGCGTCGATATTGATGCCATCCCTGGCTTTATCCAGGACGTGAACACGCATGGCCGCCTGCTTCTGGCAAACGGTGACCATGAGGTGGAGTTCCCGGTTGATAAGTGCATGAATTTCCATGCCGACAACCTCTCCCTGCACGAGAACGGTATGCGTATTACCGCGCTCGCAGGCGAAAAGGCGATTTACAGCCAGACTTATTATTCTATCGGCGGCGGTTTTATCGTCGACGAAGAGCATTTTGGTCAGTCCAATGATTCATCCGTTGCAGTGCCTTATCCGTACAAAAATGCGGCGGATTTACAGCGTCACTGCCAGGAAACGGGCCTGTCGCTCTCCGGCCTGATGATGAAAAACGAACTGGCGCTGCACAGCAAAGAAGAGCTTGAACAGCACTTCAATAACGTCTGGGATGTGATGCGTGGCGGGATTGAACGTGGCATTACCACTGAAGGCGTTTTACCGGGCAAACTGCGCGTTCCGCGTCGTGCTGTCGCGTTACGCCGTATGCTGGTGAGCACCGACAAAACCACGACCGACCCGATGGCGGTTGTTGACTGGATCAACATGTTCGCGCTGGCGGTAAATGAAGAAAACGCAGCAGGTGGTCGCGTGGTGACTGCCCCGACTAACGGCGCGTGCGGTATCGTTCCTGCGGTTCTGGCTTATTACGATAAGTTTATCCGTGAAGTTAACGCCAACTCACTGGCTCGCTACATGCTGGTGACCAGCGCCATTGGCTCACTTTACAAAATGAACGCGTCCATTTCTGGCGCTGAAGTTGGCTGTCAGGGTGAAGTCGGCGTTGCCTGTTCCATGGCGGCTGCGGGTCTTGCCGAGCTGTTAGGCGGCAGCCCTACGCAGGTTTGCATCGCGGCTGAAATCGGCATGGAGCACAACCTTGGGTTGACCTGCGATCCGGTCGCCGGACAAGTTCAGGTGCCTTGCATCGAACGTAATGCGATTGCCTCCGTCAAAGCGGTCAATGCTGCACGTATGGCGCTTCGCCGTACCAGCGAGCCGCGCGTCTGTCTCGATAAAGTTATCGAAACAATGTACGAAACGGGCAAAGACATGAATGCCAAATACCGCGAAACCTCTCGCGGCGGTCTGGCGATGAAAATCGTGACCTGCGATTAA
- the xni gene encoding exonuclease IX, with protein MAVHLLIVDALNLIRRIHAVQGTPCKDTCLNALEQLIRHSQPTHVVAVFDDEARNTGWRHQLLPDYKAGRAPMPDDLHAEMPALRAAFEQRGVPCWGAQGNEADDLAATLAIKVAGAGHQATIVSTDKGYCQLLSPTIRIRDYFQKRWLDAPFIASEFGVSPQQLPDYWGLAGISSSKVPGVAGIGPKSAAQLLTDFQDLEGIYAHLEDVPEKWRKKLDAHKEMAFICRDVARLQIDYS; from the coding sequence GTGGCCGTTCATTTGCTGATTGTTGATGCGTTAAATCTAATCCGCCGCATTCATGCGGTACAAGGCACGCCCTGCAAGGACACTTGCCTGAACGCGCTGGAGCAGCTTATTCGCCACAGTCAGCCGACCCATGTGGTTGCCGTCTTCGATGACGAAGCCCGGAACACTGGCTGGCGCCATCAACTTTTACCCGACTACAAGGCAGGACGTGCGCCCATGCCCGATGACCTGCATGCCGAGATGCCTGCTCTCCGCGCAGCGTTCGAACAACGCGGCGTTCCCTGTTGGGGCGCACAAGGTAATGAAGCAGACGATTTGGCAGCAACGCTGGCGATAAAAGTGGCGGGTGCTGGCCATCAGGCGACAATTGTTTCCACTGACAAAGGCTATTGCCAGCTTCTTTCCCCCACCATCCGCATTCGTGATTATTTCCAGAAACGCTGGCTCGATGCGCCGTTTATCGCCAGCGAATTTGGCGTGTCACCTCAGCAACTCCCTGACTACTGGGGGCTTGCCGGGATCAGCAGTTCAAAAGTCCCGGGTGTTGCGGGTATTGGTCCCAAAAGTGCCGCACAGCTGCTGACTGATTTTCAGGATCTCGAAGGGATTTACGCTCACCTTGAGGATGTGCCCGAGAAGTGGCGCAAGAAGCTGGACGCGCATAAAGAGATGGCGTTTATTTGCCGGGATGTGGCGAGATTACAAATTGATTACAGCTAG
- the rlmM gene encoding ribosomal RNA large subunit methyltransferase M — MNKVVLYCRPGFEKECAAEITDKAARREVFGFARVKENAGYVVFECYQPDDADKLVRELPFSSLIFARQMFVAGELLRDLPPEDRISPISGMLQGVVEKGGDLRVEVADTNESKELMKFCRKLTVPLRAALREVGVLTNYETPKRPVVHVFFIAPGCCYTGYSYTTNNSPFYMGIPRLRFPSDAPSRSTLKLEEAFHVFIPADEWDERLTNGMHAVDLGACPGGWTYQLVKRNMWVASVDNGPMAQSLMDTGQVTWLREDGFRYRPTRNNITWMVCDMVEKPAKVAALMATWLVNGWCRETIFNLKLPMKKRYEEVSQNLAYIQEQLNAQGINAEIQARQLYHDREEVTVHVRRWWAAVGGRRDER; from the coding sequence ATGAATAAGGTTGTTTTATATTGTCGCCCGGGGTTTGAGAAAGAGTGCGCCGCGGAAATCACCGATAAAGCGGCGCGCCGTGAGGTGTTCGGCTTTGCACGCGTGAAAGAGAACGCGGGCTATGTGGTCTTCGAGTGCTATCAGCCCGATGACGCCGACAAACTGGTACGTGAGTTACCGTTCAGTTCATTAATTTTTGCCCGTCAGATGTTTGTTGCGGGTGAACTGTTGCGCGATCTGCCACCCGAAGATCGTATCTCGCCTATCTCCGGAATGCTGCAAGGCGTTGTAGAGAAGGGCGGCGATTTGCGCGTTGAAGTGGCTGACACCAACGAAAGCAAAGAGCTGATGAAGTTCTGCCGCAAATTAACCGTGCCGCTACGCGCGGCATTGCGCGAAGTGGGCGTGCTCACTAACTATGAGACGCCTAAGCGCCCTGTCGTTCATGTGTTCTTTATTGCGCCGGGCTGTTGTTATACGGGTTATTCCTACACGACAAACAATTCACCGTTTTATATGGGTATCCCGCGTCTGAGATTCCCTTCAGATGCGCCGAGTCGTTCCACGCTGAAACTGGAAGAGGCATTCCACGTTTTCATTCCTGCCGATGAGTGGGACGAACGCCTGACTAACGGGATGCACGCGGTTGATCTAGGTGCTTGTCCTGGCGGCTGGACCTATCAGCTGGTGAAACGCAACATGTGGGTGGCTTCGGTAGATAACGGTCCGATGGCGCAAAGCCTGATGGATACCGGACAGGTCACCTGGCTGCGTGAAGACGGCTTCCGCTATCGTCCGACCCGCAACAACATCACCTGGATGGTGTGCGATATGGTTGAGAAACCCGCAAAAGTGGCTGCATTGATGGCGACCTGGCTGGTTAACGGCTGGTGCCGTGAGACGATTTTTAACCTCAAGTTGCCAATGAAAAAACGCTACGAAGAGGTGTCTCAAAACCTGGCGTACATTCAGGAACAGCTGAATGCCCAGGGGATTAACGCTGAAATTCAGGCGCGCCAGCTCTATCATGACCGCGAAGAAGTGACGGTGCACGTCCGTCGCTGGTGGGCGGCTGTGGGTGGTCGTCGCGACGAGCGATAA
- the ygdD gene encoding COG2363 yields the protein MTSRFMLIFAAVSGFIFVALGAFGAHVLSKSLGVVEMGWIQTGLEYQAFHTLAIFGLAVAMQRRISIWFYWSSVFMALGTVLFSGSLYCLALSHLRLWAFVTPVGGFSFLAGWVLMFIGAIRLKRKGVGHE from the coding sequence ATGACCAGCCGTTTCATGCTGATTTTTGCCGCAGTCAGTGGCTTTATTTTTGTCGCATTGGGCGCTTTTGGCGCGCATGTGTTAAGCAAATCCTTAGGGGTTGTGGAGATGGGCTGGATTCAAACCGGCCTTGAATATCAAGCGTTTCACACGCTGGCCATCTTTGGGCTTGCTGTGGCAATGCAGCGCCGAATCAGCATTTGGTTTTACTGGAGCAGTGTCTTCATGGCGCTCGGAACCGTACTGTTTAGTGGCAGTTTGTACTGCCTCGCACTTTCGCATTTACGCCTGTGGGCGTTTGTTACACCGGTCGGAGGTTTTAGCTTCCTGGCGGGTTGGGTATTAATGTTTATCGGAGCTATCCGTCTGAAACGCAAGGGCGTTGGTCATGAATAA